The Candidatus Binatia bacterium genomic sequence CCCTCGGCACTGATGCAGTTGATCATCGACGAAGAGCGCTATCGGGGGTTGCGCCTTACGATCGGCGGACTGCCGTCCAACCTTCGCCTAGGCGAAAGAATCAATGCCCTGGTCTTCCCGATTTGGGCCGAGGTTTTGCGCGACAAGTATCACGTTCCCGAGAAGGCGTTGGATTTCTTTTACGCCCACGCGGTCGACGAAGATCATGGAAAAGTCGGCCAGAGGGTGGTTCTGAGCCGGGCCGCAACCAGGGAAGCGCAGACCGAGATGTGGCTGAGGCTGAAACGAAGCCAGGCAAAACAATGGATCAACTACGACGTTTACCATGAAGCCGCCGAGGCGGCGGGGGAAGAAGTCTAAGTGGAAATGTTTAGAAGCGACAGTGTGGTCTCAGAGACTGGCTGAATATCTCACTGGTTCATCTCGGAATTCCCCCCTTTGGCAAAGGGGGGTCAGGGGGGATTTCGAGCCCGGCGGCAGACCAAATCCCCCTAAATCCCCCTTTTTCAAAGGGGGATCTCACGCACGGTCAGCCGTCTATGTTTTTAAACGAACTTTAAGACGCGAGACTAGGTAGGTGGGAAATGAGACGCGGATCCGGCGTGAAGCTGACGAGAAAAGTTCGCTTCTTCGTTATCGTCTTCTTGATCTCTTCGCAGCCGGTCCACGCCCAGGAGAAAAAACTGGAGCCTCTGGTAGTCTCTTATGCCTCGGTCTCGGGCAGCCGCGGACCCTTGTGGGTCGCAAAAGAGATGGGCATTTTTGAGAAGTATGGTTTGGACGGCAGACCCATCTATGTCCCCGCAGGCTACCCTTCCGTGAGCGCTTTGATCAGCGGCGATGTTCACTTCATCGCCACCGGCGGATCGGTGGTCGCGGCGGCGGCCGCAAAGGGCGCGCCCGTGGTGATGGTGGCGACTCTGGGGCCGATTGCCTACAAGCTCATGGCGCATCCTTCGATCTCCTCCGTCGAAGGGCTCAGAGGCAAAGTGATCGGCGGGCTTCGGCCCGGCACGACGACGGACTTCGTGCTCCAGCGGCTTCTCTTGAAGCTCGGCCTCGTGCCCGGAAAAGATGTCACGGTCCTGCCGACCGGACTGAGCCGGTCCGACGACAGACTGCTCTTGATGTTTCAGGGCAAGATACAGGCGACGCTCGGCACCGTAGACAACGTCACGCAGATCGAGTTGAAAGGCTTGAAGGTGAACGTTCTGGCGGACCCGCAGGAATTGGGAGTCCCGACTCCCGCCAGCGACATCTCCACGACGCGCCAGTTTTTGGCCAAACACCGCGATCGGGCAAAGGCCTTTCTCAAGGCTTTTTGCGAAGCGATCTGGCTGGGAAGAAATGACAAAGAAGCGGCCTTTCGCGCTTACCGCAAATATATGAGGATCGAAGAGCCCAAGCTGCTCGAATCGATGCATCGGAACTACTTTTTGATCTCCATCCCTCCCAAACCCTATCCTATAGAGGACGCCATTCAGGCGGATATAGAAGACTTGAGTTCGAGCATCACCGAGCTCAGGGGCAAGAAGGCTTCCGACTTCATGGATACGTCGCTTTTGAAGGAATTGGAAAGCGAGGGATTCTTTGCCCGGCTGCATGGACAAAAGACGAGATGATTCATCGGCAGGATGCGCAAGGTTCTCCGGTCCGGACTTGATCCATCCTGCGCCCGAGCTTCGCTCATGCCAACCGTAAGGCTCGCCTATAGAGACGATGACCGAACGCCGGTCATTTTCTGCGTCAAAGAGATGGCGCGGCGGCACTATGGCGTGGATGTTGAGGTCCTGCGCATCAAAGGGACGAAAGAATACGAAGCGGCGCTGTTCAATGATTCTTGCGACGTGATCATTGAGCACACCGAGTACCTGTATCCAGCGGCCGCGCGCGGCGAGAAGGTGGTCATGTTCTGCGCCCCGAGCCTGGGGCGCGGTTTGGAGTTGGTTGTCCCCGCCGACGTGCGCAACGTAGAGGCCCTGAGGGGCAAAACTCTGGCGGTGCGCGCCTCCGGCAGGCCGCACTCGCTCGTGCTGTGGCTGAGGATGATGGGGCTCGAGAAGGATGTGAAGCTCCTGACCGTCCACGATGATGAGGTCGGCAGGTGGGGCCAGTGGAAGAAAGTCCAGAGCGGCGAATGCGTTGCTACCTTCATGTCTTCGCTTTACTTGCCTCACGCTCTTGCTGCCGGGTTGCAAGTCCTTCCGGTTCCTGATCTCCCGGTGGTCGCTCATTACGCCCAGGCCTGTCTCTCGAAGTTTGCCAGGGAGAACTCCGATCTTCTGCGAGATTACATCAAAGCGGTGATCCACGGTGTTTGTTTGATGATCCTCAGAAAAGACGAAGCTTTGGAGATCGTCGCTCAGGAACCGATGAGGCGGATGAAGATCTCGGATCGAGCGGAGCTGGAAAGGCAGTTCGCCTCTATTGTCAAGGGACTGCAATTGAAGCCTTATCCGACGCCGCAGGCGATCGCCAATACTTTCGAGATCGCGACCGGGGAATTCGGCGCCGCCGAAATCAATCCGCTGACTCTATGGGATCTCCACTGGGTGAAAGAGCTGGATGACGAAGGCTTCATCGATGGTTTGATAACGCAGATGAGACACTGACGGAACTTCGTAATCCTATGCCTGAAAGTTTTCGCGGCCCGCGCAAATTTTTCAACGGTCCCGA encodes the following:
- a CDS encoding ABC transporter substrate-binding protein encodes the protein MRRGSGVKLTRKVRFFVIVFLISSQPVHAQEKKLEPLVVSYASVSGSRGPLWVAKEMGIFEKYGLDGRPIYVPAGYPSVSALISGDVHFIATGGSVVAAAAAKGAPVVMVATLGPIAYKLMAHPSISSVEGLRGKVIGGLRPGTTTDFVLQRLLLKLGLVPGKDVTVLPTGLSRSDDRLLLMFQGKIQATLGTVDNVTQIELKGLKVNVLADPQELGVPTPASDISTTRQFLAKHRDRAKAFLKAFCEAIWLGRNDKEAAFRAYRKYMRIEEPKLLESMHRNYFLISIPPKPYPIEDAIQADIEDLSSSITELRGKKASDFMDTSLLKELESEGFFARLHGQKTR